The Manihot esculenta cultivar AM560-2 chromosome 8, M.esculenta_v8, whole genome shotgun sequence genomic interval attccagttaggagcaactactctgtggataagttagcgcaggtgtatgttgaggagattgtcagactacatggggttccggtatctatagtgtcagatagagggccccagtttacctccaggttttggcggagtctgcagagtgctatgggtactaggttggattttagcactgccttccatccacagacagacggacagtcagagaggaccatccagaccatagaagatatgctcagaatgtgtgtgctagattttggcggttcttggaagcaacatctacctttggtggagtttgcctacaataacagctatcatgctagcatagggatggctccatatgaagctttgtatgggaggaagtgcaggtcacccgtttgctgggaagaggttggagagaggtccttagcagggcctgagcttgttgagatcaccagcagggtggtgcccattatcagagaaaggataaagactgccaccagcaggcagaaaagttatgcagacatccgcaggaaacaggtagagtttcaggagggggatctagtattgctcaaggtgtctccgatgaaaggggtggttcgatttggtaagaagggtaagctagctccgcggtacattggaccctttgaagtcctgcaaaggattgggaatgtatcgtacaagctggacttgcctgcttctatggagagaatccatccggttttccatgtttccatgttgaggaagttcgtgtcagatccgggcaaggttcttagcgagcctgatgtggagatccaagaggatctcacttatgttgaacagccagtgcggattcttgacactcagatcagaaagttgaggaacaaggaaatcccgatggtgaaagtcctttggaaccaccacaatttggaagaatgcacttgggagacccgggagtccatgctccagcagtacccccacctcttctaaggttagttgagatgtgttccatgtgctatatgtgtgtatgttatgtttgtttcgctatgcatgtactagttgaggaacattcggggacgaatgttcttaagggggggagaatgtaatacccggctagactccggtatcggaattcctaccgtccggtggaatttgggtgtcggaaacctctagaagggtaaaagcatgtttttataaaatgttttcatgtattttaatgttttaagtatgattttaaataagttttttgcatgaaaattctttaaggaaaaacccaggttcggccgccgaaactcactttcggccgccgaacatgcatggactttgggaggcacgttaggcccccgaaagtctaagtgagggaagtgcaggttcggccgccgaaccttatgttcggccgccgaacattgcatggatgcggaggcacattcggcccccgaacgtggcctggccagccactataaaagggtccccttggtccgcacgggcgagctttttctctcccattgtcggccaaggtgagtctccaccgttcctccctcgatcttgagtgtttcctctagatctttcatggttttaacaagttttcatcttgctttgaagtttttaagcttttgaatcgagttttgagcaagttttgagcttggagacccaaggagctaaatctcttccaactccaagttagatcgcctctactctcgatcttcaagaggtaagggtcgatcttgaactctttttatgcttgacacaagttttatgaagatctttggggattaaaggcatgtttagttcatgtgtaggtttatgggtttaagttgtgatttttgagcaatgtagcttgtttgtgtgtgaatgaagtgttgtagatggggtatatgcatgtttgaggcccctaggaacttgtatgtgtgttttagttgagaaatatgcatgatttatggttttgggaggcaggaggttcattcgaaccaagtttctgccgtttggcagaaaccaggttcggcagccgaagggagtttcggccgccgaacccccccttgtggaggcagctttcggctgccgaaggtgcccccgaaaagagactttcgtctctgtctggcactttcggccgccgaaggtgctgccgaacctagctgagtttcgtctctgtctggggctttcggccgccgaaggtgccgccgaaggtgccctgttcagccatttcatgcatattttctgtgatgttttcatgatgttttagggggtttttgggggatatattagagttgtgtttatatatgtttggtccctcattggagtccacctgtgtaggttcggacccgaggaaccgaggaccccagcagtgagtgagctgcttcagtgtctggtcagagctagccagaggtgagtggaaacaagcttaatgttttaaatcaagcaattaaatgttttgagcatgtttcatgcatcatgatgacatgtaataggctgattgcattagttcacgaatatgtcgcattgcattttattttgtggttgtgggtgaatgctgtatgatccaattagtccacgagactttatatatgttatgacaggaagaccaggaccccatgctacggcctggcacgagactttatgtatgtatgacaggaagaccaggaccccatgctacggcctggcacgagactttatgtatgtatgacaggaagaccaggaccccatgctacggcctggcacgaggctttatatatgttatgacaggaagaccaggaccccatgctacggcctggcacgagactttatgtatgttatgacaggaagaccaggaccccatgctacggcctggcacgagactatgttgggactaattggtgacaggttcacccttgatgtgaattgtttgtgatatgatgcattccatgaaagcatgaattttaatataatgtttttagtttctgctcactgggcttttagctcacccctctcccctaaccccaggtttgcaggtacgggattgatagagaagaaaagaagagaaaagtcatatgtatgtaatagctagagtatgtggacatgacaaatgataagaatgtaatgtaaagttttgaacagttatatttatgtaattatgttattgaggatagagttgtgcttgaccatagtatatgttaatcccttggtatgtacatgatcttattttatgatgtatatgtgaaccaactcaacacaggatatatattgcccattgaggctttgatgaaatcccacagagggattaatgtttatgtatatgatgaatatagtgcatgcacaggttgagtttggtggatgaagaaaaagaaaagtttttaattcttatgtatgtttgttgatcatgtatgggattaaacaggtaaacaggatgtatgtaggcttgctacgggttccggcggccttaagccgacctgaatcctagcgccggtagcggtccggatttccggggcgttacatttTCCTTCTCTTTTAGGCAAAAGATCCAAACTTTTTTAGGTCCTTTTCTTAAATTGCAATTTAGAGAAAACGTGAGATTAAGATGTTTGTGGCTGTACAAGGCTGGGGAAAGGGAAAGCTGAAGCCCCattgcttttttatttttttttttatttttgttttttacgATGTACTTTAGGACACCACCAAAATACCTAGATGTATCATTGAAAGTAGAAGACTTGGGAAAAGCTAGATGATGAGGTCTTCAATTTTCCCTCTATCTTTCCATATCTCTTCATGATCTctaatttgatttttctttgaTCCCCCAGTATAGTGGATATCTTTATGATTTAATAACTTTAATTCCTTCATTATTATCATAGTGGATATCAGAAAGAAAAGGTACAAGAGTGTTGTTGTTGTCTGCTTAGATATGATACTTTTGTGTCCTTGCTTAGATTTGATTCCCCTTGAGAAAAATTCCACTTGGGAAAGATCCCATTTAAAAGAAGGAAATAGGGGATAATACTAGAATTGAAATTAATTGCTGAGAAGctaaaaaagttaaaacttgACTCTTGGTGAAACCCTAGAATACATAGTGAATGGCTAGGTTAATTAatcaaaggaaaagaaagaaacatTTTTACTGCAAAGTGGgttctttttcatttatatattaCCACAAAAATTGAGTTCTTCGCCTGCTGCTTGGCTACCTGAAGGCTGAATTCAGCTAAAGGCAATGAATGACAAGTTGCCACTCTGCTTTCTGTGGTTCTCCTTTCCCCAAGCGAGAATCTGTGCAAGAAGAAAACAGTTCCCACCACAAATTAATATATGCTTCCTTTTAAGCTCTTAGAAAATACTCTTTTCTTTAATAAAGCAACTGTGTGTCTATGTCCCACTTCCCTCATTTCCTTTATAATATTCTCTTCCAGTTAGAAAGAATCCAGGTAAGCACAAAGAAGTGACTGTAAAATGTGAGAGCCACCAGAAACTTCAAGATAAATATGTCTTCTACAAATAtcttatttacatttttttcttttaaatggtTGCAAAGTGAATTGTAAATATGTCTTCTACAGATACTTGCAGGGTAACTACTTAAGTGGCCTAATTCCAGGGGAACTAGGAAACTTGTCAGAGCTTCAATATTTGTGAGTTCTTTCCTTAtgacaaattttattatttagcaaTGCTGATAATTCAACTTAAATATGTTATGCTTTTTATTTTGCAAGTTTTCATGgagttcttttttttatttccagAGATGATATTATCatgtttatttttcaattaatgaTGCAATTTGTTGAGTTCTTTCTTTCATCTACAAGTACATTATAGCAACATAGAATATCCCGCAATTGCAAAATCTTGATTGATAAAAAACACTATACAAGACTGCATAATTTGTGAAATTAgcctaatttaatttgatttgattaaaatatataaataattaatttaataaatttaaatttaaatcataaaaatctcaaattaaaaataatattaaaataaattgaaccaATCTAATTTACGGATAAAAGTTTAACAGGTAGTACAAAAATCCAAAAGCTAAGACAAGAAACAGTACTTTCAACTACTTACATTAGATTTCTTAAATCATAAAAAGTAGTAAAAGTCTCCAACCCTTATTTCTAAAGCAGCAACCTAATTAAGAGGATAGTACACCAACAACATTCAACCTAATTAACATTTGATTAATTAATCTTCATAATTAttatgataaatatatatatattttttataaagaatgCATAATTACATATAGTTTTAATGTAGATtccgtcaaaaataaaaatataaatacaaaaatttagTTGGATATTACAGAAAAGTCAATGAGTATTTTACCTCCGCCTGAAgttgtgtttttgttgttgtgaaTTTGGAGTGCATGAGATTGGTATGGGCTGCTTTAGGGTCTCTAGTttgtcttcttctctttttgaaGGCGTTCTGCCAAATTTTTAAGACAAACTCACTATCTCCAAACACTTGAATGTGAGGCAACGGATTGACTTCACCCGGTAAACGATTTTCTCGCTGGGAAAAGGTAATTCCCAGCAATGCACTTGCAGGCAGTGCACTATGCACAGCAGCACTTACTGCAAATGCAGTCTGAGCTACTGTTGTGAACAACAACACTTCACTGATTGACTGTAATTAAAATCATAGTGAGGAAGGCATGGAATAAAAAAGCAGCTACCCGATACAAagactttctgacaaataaaaagaagaaaaaaaagaggagtGCTTATATATCAAATGAAGTCTGGGATAAATGGAATTTAGATTGGAGTACTCCAGAGTATGTAGCAAAGTCAGTGAAGTACTCAAAGAACCGCCTAACAGAGAAGGGAGGTGCAGGAGCTGGTCCTTCTACACATACAGGTGGGTCCATAACACATGAGGAGCATGCAAGACGCATACAAAATGCTAAGACAGACAAAGTTCCTCCAACAGCAGCTGAGTTGTTTGTCCACACCCATACAAAGAAGAGTGATCGCAACAAATTTGTTGATAAACGAGCTGAACTTGTTTATGTAAGTTTCTATATAAACAAGTTGTCTTTCTAAGTAATATCTTGCAAGTATGATTTTGATGTCTATGTGATTGACTTTTAGTTGTGTTATTGATTgagttgttgattgattttgagttgtgtaattgattttcagttgcaagtatgattatgatatctaggtgattctcacaaggaaattgtttatgattctcaattgtgtgattgattttgagttgttgattgattttgagttgttgattgattttgagttgtgtgattgattttcggttgcaagtatgattatgatatctaggtgattctcacaaggaaattgtttaagattctcagttgtgtgattgattttgagttgtgtgattgatgtttgattttgagttgtgtgattgattttcaattgcaagtatgattctgatatctaggtgattctcacaaggaaattgttcaagattctcagttgtgtgattgatttttagttgttgattgattttgagttgtgtgattgattttcggTTACAAGTATGATTATGATATCTAGGTGATTCTCATAAGgaaattgtttatgattctcagttgtgtgattgattatgagttgttgattgattttcagttgcaagtatgattctgatatctaggtgattctcacaaggaaattgtttatgattctcagttgtgtgattgatttttctATTATGATATCTTGCAAGTATTGTAAATGTGATATCTTGCAGGTATTATAATTGTCATATCTTGTAGGTATTACCATTATTCCTTACTTTAGTATTCAAATTGAACTGTTATTCTGTGATTTTCTAGGAAAATTATTTGAAGCTAAAAGAACAACATTCAAGCCAGAATGTGGGATCAGATCATGTGGAAGGAGATGGAGGAAATATTAATGAGGATCAATTGTTCATTGCTGCAGCAGGAGGATGGCAAGGAAGTCGAGTTTATGGTTTAGGTAGTGCTGCATCTTCTGCCTTCTCTCAAACAGGAACTGTGGGAAAAACAACAGATGTTCCATCATCACAATCACCAGAATGGAAGAAGGAAATTGAAGCAAAGTTTGATGAGAAGTATAATAGTTTGCAGAAACTTGTAGAAGACCAAAATCAGATAATAGCTCAAATGCGTGATGAACTACAGGCAACGAGGATGGGACAGCAGTCTTCCTCATTGATGCCATCAACATCTGATATGCCTCCAGCTCAAAGATCCCCTGGTGATTCACATATAGATTAGCATGATATCATTTCTCACTgactttaataatatattttatgatatgaatttgatactatttggattaattatgtattttgagatattttaagttttttagtCTTGAACTATAGTAATGTTTTGGATTTTTAGATTGCACAATTATGAAATGAAGTTGatgtttatatattatctttgatgttttatgtattggAATGTGTGTACATATTGATATTTCAGcaggtttatgaatttattggaaaaatgatatgaatcagatttaaaagtatttattaGTGATTAATCAGCCACATAAgcaaattaaaatctaaatatatatttgattttactattaatttgcgACGAAATAGCGATCAAAACAGCGACCATTTTGCGATTAAAGATTAATGACTAAATTCTCAAGAAATAGCGACCAAAATAGCGACCACTTCGCGACCAAAAattaacgaccaatttacttccacACAACGACTAAATGTTCTTCCTTGAGGTGATCAAATAACaacgaaatagcgaccaaattagcgaccaaaatggcGACCATTTCGCGACCAAAAattaacgaccaatttacttccaTACAGCGACTAAATACTCTTCCTTGAGGCGATCAAATAACaacgaaatagcgaccaaattagcgaccgaaacagcgaccatttagcgaccacaTTATAGCGACCAcatcagcgaccatttagcgaccaacgTATAACGACCAAATCAGCgactatttagcgaccaaattatAGCGACCAAATCAGCGACCATGTAGCGACCAAATTTTGACGACTGATTTTCAACCATggacaccaaattagcgaccaaaaaatggtcgctgaatGGTCGCTATTTTAGCGACCAATTTTCAAATTGTCGCAAATCAATTAGCGACTGGCCAAACACTGACCAatttttttggtcgctaaatggtcgctatttcgtaatagcgaccaaatctgtctttttagcgaccaaaattttggtcgctaaatcactgtttttttgtagtgatgttcggcccccgaaggttaagttcggccgccgaaagtgcccaatgttcggcccccgaaggttatgttcggcccccgaaagttgcatggttttacatgcagtttcggcagccgaagctgaggt includes:
- the LOC122724426 gene encoding uncharacterized protein LOC122724426, whose translation is MRILALGRVLATQAIRAEPGNPKSRARLHDGPAVRKAWNKKAATRYKDFLTNKKKKKKRSAYISNEVWDKWNLDWSTPEYVAKSVKYSKNRLTEKGGAGAGPSTHTGGSITHEEHARRIQNAKTDKVPPTAAELFVHTHTKKSDRNKFVDKRAELVYENYLKLKEQHSSQNVGSDHVEGDGGNINEDQLFIAAAGGWQGSRVYGLGSAASSAFSQTGTVGKTTDVPSSQSPEWKKEIEAKFDEKYNSLQKLVEDQNQIIAQMRDELQATRMGQQSSSLMPSTSDMPPAQRSPGDSHID